The region CCAATCCTTTGATTTGCCCACGGTTGGAATGACGATCTCCGAAATCAGGTtcgtttttcattgaaaattctttttttgtgtgtgttttctttcttttttttccttcattttcgATCAATTTTCATGTTAAAATAAGTTACTTCAGATGGATTTTGTTTTATCTCAATGGAATTGgtgatttgtttgatttttcccTAGTAGTACCAATTTTTAgatcaattagtaaaatatctcattttttccATTAAATTTGGTTAGGTTTTCATATTGTCTGAGATTGATGTGTTACgctataattttaataaatgcaGATCCAACAAGCTATTAGGAGGCATCTAtataattcagaaaaaaaaatttcttttgtaatgtgtttgatttgcattgTTAGTAGTGTAATCCAGGTctgtttattttgtgatttttgttttaatttattttgttttatttttttttatgattgtttGTATGAACCGAATTAAATAtgcaaattttcttattttctaggTTTGTTAATACATGTCtacttttgatatatttttttctccaacttttaaTTGAAAATCAGTTTATTCAGCTAATTTTTTGGAATTTGTTGTTCAACTTTAACTTTGGTAAGTAATGTGTTAGTTCCCCATGTTTATGAAATGCGTAGAACCTTTCAACTTTCATGTTTATGACCTTTTGCTCTAGGATCATGAATTCTGATGTCATTAGAAATTAGATTTTGAAGACCAATTGGTTGAGATCACGGTTAATGACATGCTGAGGTTTGTGGGCTGATGGCCTCCATAAGTAGGCATCAACTAAAGGAATGTAGGAAGTCCAATGGAGTTTTTTACCCTGTGAGGATGAAGGTGGATAGAAGGGATCTAATATTTCAACTAATAAATTTGGTTTAAAGTGCTGAGAGTTTTTCTACTCTCTTTATTGTTGAAAGAGGATTGCTTATTTTAAGTGTTCTAAGTAACTAGACTTATTTCCTATGTAATTTTAACCTCATTTGAAGGATTAGtaacagaaaaaaagaaagaaagaatatcaGGACTATTTATCCCTATTCAGCACAAAGTATTCATACGTTCTTATCTATAACTAGTTCCATATGCTGACATGCTCCTCTATATCAAGTGATTAACAAAAAAGTGTTGAGGAGAATAAACATTTTTCTTTGGCAACTCACTATGCTTGATTAGTAACTAAACATCAAATATTTATCAGTATATTCAATGCCCAAAactgaagaaagaaaaaagaaaagcccAAATTCTCATAGGGTGCCGCTTGGATGCCATTAGACAGATTGGGCAAATCCATCTCAATGTCATAATAttgttgctaaaaaaaaaaaaatgtgcacAAATCGAATATCAAATCCTTCTCAATCTTGTAGCTGGCTAAATAGTTTCACTCACAAATTTCGTCACTCAAGTAAAGAATCACTGAGATATACTTCATCCAATCCTTTGCATTCCATCAAACATTTTTTGTGTGTTTGCTATTTGATGTTCTGGCATGTTGCTCTTACCAGAATAGAAATGGAGTTGTTGCTCGtacaaaattttgtttgttttggtctTCATGCTAATACTGATGATCGAGTGAACTCACATTGGTGGATAATTGCTGGAGATCAAAGATCATCGCTGCAGCATAGTGCTAGTGACGTGGAGTTTACTATCTTTGTTCTGTCAAACCCATCTGTTGGAGATATGCTAATTGGAGCCATTCAGAATTACTTCGGTTTTGTGCTTGCTGACTTGAATTGTTCTACTGCAGCATTGAAGAAATCAACTAAATGTTTGCCTGGCTTGATCAGGTGACTAAAATGCTTTCTGAATCCAAAACCATCTTGTTAACTACCATCTGTTTGCAGGTGTATCAATTATTGCTGCCTCAGGGTTATTGATATCAGGAGAGAATGGAGGCCTTAGTGTATCATTCTGAGCCTCTTATTTGTGAAGAGCATGTGAAGTCACATGGCACAATTGAACATTGCATTGAAATTAAGGCTTCCTCATCATGCTTGCAGCTGAATCTAAATGATCCAGAAATTGATGAGAACttcaattcaaataaattattagaaAGAGCAGTGATGCAATTTGGGTATGTGATTAGGTTACTTTGCCTTCAATCTTGCCTCTTTGTTTTTAACTGACCCCAGTGTCGTGTTATCTTCAGATGTCAACATTATCGTCGTAGGTGCCGCATTCAAGCCCCATGCTGCAATGAAGTTTTTGATTGCCGGGACTGCCATAATGAGGCACAGGTAAGACCACCAGTCTTTGTGGTTTATTTCATGAAAGAGTAATTGTCTATACTCTGCTGATTGTAGTTGATATGCTACTTAAAATATCTTCATGAAATTCAAATTAGATTCTTGACTCTTCTGTTAATCTAAAACAATGTTGCCTTTCTTAGAATCTACAGGTGAGCAAGTAGATGGATAGGCTACAAACCTAGTGTAATCATTTTTCATCACTAATCTGTTTGTGTTTTGCTTTTGATTCATGATCACTTTCTTTATTCACACACTGACATGCTTGTGGTAATGAGTTTGTGTTTCTGATGTCTTGTTAATGCATCCATTACTATTATTTCTGAAAATGTGTTCAAACAAGAATATGGTACTACAATAGATttatcttcttttcattttgtttaagTGACATGCTCATTTAGTGATACACAATATAGTCTTGTTGATGGATAATTTCTGAAGAATATCTTACCTACCAAATTACATGTACAGAATTCGATTAATGTTGAAAGTGTGCATAGACATAACCTTCCTCGGCATGAAGTGCAAAATGTACCACtctattttattctttattcaattatagatttgaatttttggatgaaggcttctttttcttaactGAATAACTgctgatttttttcataaggTCATCTGTTCGCTGTGTGGCACTGAACAAATGGTGAGACTCTAGCCCATTTCTAGTGTCCAGGCGATAGTTTACTTCTTAATATCGGATAATGAATGTTTCCTTAttgatttgtgtttgtgtttgagtTGTTGTCTACCATACAGTTGTTTGAGAAATTTTGACTAACATGTTGCACAACAAGGAAAGACCATTCTGATAACACCAGCTTAATCAGGACTTGTGATGATTGTTATTTGCCCATAAGTATCTAATGTAACagtaattcaatattttaagtGGCTTCTTAATTGATCACAATTTTTCTTTACTtcaatgacataaaaaaaaaactatggcTAATGTATTTGTTCATGATTAATGTCTTGCTCCTCAGTTGTATGTATTCTTGGTGCTGTTGCTCATATTTCCTTCTGTTGTACTTATGTTCCCACACAGATCCAGCAAGTGTGCATCCATTGTGGTGTATCCATGGGGAGATACTTCTGTGAGACATGCAAATTGTTTGATGATGATGTAAATATCTAACTATAACCAGTAATTCTAACTGCCAAGTTTCCAATTTCATTTATGCACCATATGATATCTAGAATGAGATTCTGATCTTCCAGCAATTGCGTGGCTAACATGGTCTGTTTTTCTGATCTTTCAGACCgcgaagaaattaaacaataccACTGCAATGGCTGTGGAATCTGCAGGTTCATTTAGTAGCTCTTTATTTTGCATCTTTTTTCAGAATATGCATGGTTTTGATTTGAGACTTTCTGTTTTGTTATATAAAGGAaattaattcttaatatatTTCGTGATATTGGATTTGTGttgaaattatttcttaatatatttcttaatatatttcttctttagcTTTGATAGAACTAACTATTGGAACTGCTACAACCGCACCATGGTAATGGTTCTAATCTTTCACTGCTCTCTGTGATTGTTTGTAAAAATGTTATCTCACCAAATGGTGGTTGGATTATATTATTCCTCCTAAGCCTCTTAGAAGTTTCAACCAATTTGCCTActattatttttggttttgttggtCTAGTTTAAGTGCTCACCCCTGCCCTGTGCACATTGTCCCTTTGggattatgtttttctttagtgAAAAACCTGGATATTCTCTGCTAGACTTTTCGGTTGAGTTGACGACATCCTCTCTTTTTGGCAGTTATTTTGCACCATAATGTTCATGTGCTAATGCATGATCTGCATTCTTAGATATATATATCGCTCAGTTGGATTATTCGTTTGACATCCCTCATGTTTGTGCAGAAGATTTGACTGAAACTCCCCTTCAAATAAGATTAAGGGAACTCGTGtataatttgtatatttatcCCATAAGGACCCAATCCAAGCATTAATTGCAATTAGTTCTGCAGTTAATGACAATTGGATGAGATGTGCTTTGGTGAAAGTTTATTTATGATtagttaaaaacttaaaaacgTGCTCGCGAATTTAGCTGTTCCTTTTCCCAATGATGAGCTTGCCTATTGTACGTTCAACATTCCTATGTTTGgcaatatgatttttattttgtttcaaattgaAGGTTGCTGCTATTCCAATATTTTAAAGACAAGTCATCCTTGCATTGAATGGGCTCTCCTTCATGATTGTCCTGTATGTTTTGACGTGATTCGTCTATTTCTTGTTATTATATACtgtctgcattttatttttatgtttgtttctgAATGCATGGTTATTGATTTTCAGTATCTGTTTGAATCAACAAATGATGTGAGTGTCTTGCCATGTGGGCACACAATTCATGTAAATTGTTTTGAAGGAAATGCAACAACACTTACAGTAAGTATTTTAGTTCTCTACATAGTGAAGTTATCTCTCATTTATTTggcattttaattaaaagttaaacaatGTCCAAATATGgggttaattttttgaatagtcACCcaactttgcttttttttcatttcagtcATCCAACTTCAAAACGTATCAAAGTAGTCACTCAAGTTTTTAAAAGTTCACCTAGGTCACCGAAAGGATTTCCGGGTAAAAACCCTACGTGGCAGATGGAAAAGTCGACTCAGTGAGTTATGTCCACGTCAGACCACTATTCCCGTCATCACGTCATGATAATAAGCTGAGTCGGCAATCACTATTACACGTCAGATTACTTTCCCATTCTTGTTCTTGGCTACCCTCATCTTCATCTCACCACGGTTCTAGAGACTCTTGAATCCATGATTGGAGCTTCATCTCTGGCTATATGAACCGGTGATCGGGaggaaaaacaacaaatcaagGGAGAAAGCAACAACCCGTGAAAGGAAATAACAATCACAGCACTAATGTCGATCGATTGGGGAGATTCGACAAGCAGGGGAGAAGTCACCAGAGTATTGTAAGGAAACCCCAACTTTGCTTCTAGTTTCTTTCTTATTTGGTTTGTAGAATTGCATTCCAATGTAGATTAGGAGTTAGggtttgttgttttggtttatgGTTGTCACTTTCAAGAGTTAGGGTTTGTTGTTTGGTGTTAAATGTGGACGCTGTACAAAATGTGGATGTTGTGCAAGTGTTAGATTGTGAATTGTTGTTACACTGAACACTAGTCAAATATAATATGTTGGATATTCTCATATGTGGAATATAACTTGTGTGAATGCTTGTGGTCCCAAGTGGACCAGAACTTAAAAAATGCTTTGTGGTCcataaatgaattatttttattgtatataaaCATAGATTAGCTAAGATATACTGTTGCCATTTCATCAGAAGATTTATTGCATTTACCTTCTTTCCTTGGTTTCTTTTTCTGATGATGATTTTTCCAATGTAGATGAATTTCCAATGATATCTCCTTCTTGTGTTTTTATCGTACTTAAACATATAAGTGCATCATTAGTGAGAACATGTTTGTAttgtaatgaaaaatataagtgcAGCAGTAATTTTTGCCTTAGGTTTTTCCTCTTAAGGGCAATGTGAGTTAGTTTTAGGGATTAGTGTTCAAAATTGTGATTGTTGCCATTATAGTTATTGCAAAACAATAACTATAAACCTTGTGTGTTTTTGCTTCGATACCAGCATgagtttagttctccattaagTTGCATTACACAGAGCAGTGTGAGCAATCTGGTTGGAATTGTGGATTATTGTTGTGCAGATCAAATTTCAAAAGTTGAATTGTTGTCGATGGGCAGAAGTCTTATGTTAGATGTACAATGTTGCACCCTATGGTGGTTGGATGTAAATAATGGAACCAAGGAATTAAGAGAGATTAAGAATGATCTAGATGCACTTAATATGGCCATGGCAGCAAATTCCAATAAGGAGATCTGTGTGTTCATTCGGAGTGGACAAGGTGTTAGTGATCAAGATGGATCCAATGGAGTCAATACAAGGGGCAATAGAATGGGCCAGAATATTGATGACAAAGTCTCCAATGTGGAGGAAGAGGAATCAGATGAAGCAGAAGAtgtagaagaagaaattgatctGGAAGATTCACTTATTGGAATGGATGGTAATAGGAAAAATGATGGAGAAGATAGTGATCTACAGGATTCTGATTATAATTTCAGCGATGAGTCTGAAGAAGAACCTATGGAGGCCACTGAAACAGTTAGGGATATGGTTCATATGGAAAAAGAACCTCATGAACACACTAGCGGGGTGCATATTGAGTCAGACTATGCTGACTCTGATGACTTGGATTCTTGCTCATCAACAGATGAAGATGAATTGGTAGCAAGAAAGCCTAAATACTCAGACTTTAATGAAGAATGTGACATGAAAAATCCTCAATTCAAACCTAAAACTTATGTATTTTGTGGTATTTGGCTGGAGATCTTTATAAACCAATCTTTTGCATTTTCTGGTATTTTACTTTATCATGTGTGAATGCGATGTATTCATTGTGTGAATGAGATGCATTCATCTAAATGCAATTATGCAGTTTTGTATTGTGTTTCAGAAGATCTTCAGAAGCCAAAGATGTAAATTATACTTTTGTAAATGCAGTTATGCAATTTTGAAATTGGCTGACAAActtcaaaccaaaaatttgtatattttggtttgttatatATGAATTAATTGATGGTTGACAACCATCAGACAAAGTGCAAATGAAATGGATTTGTATGCTTAAATCACAGACATATGCTAATAGCCAAGTTGTGTACAACCTTCAGACAACAACAAATTTTTGCCAGTTTTTCCCTTGATAACAACAATTGTTTACTACCATTAATCTTGTATGCTCAAATCACAGACATCTACTAATAACCAAGCTGTGTTAAACTATTGCACTGATATGTAGACCGTGTCTGAGAATAGCCAAGCTATTGCCATTATGGATTATTAAACCATGTATGAAAGCcgtttgcaaaaaaaaaaaattggtttctTGCTTTGGAAATGTTACAATTAACCGAAAATACATATTACAATTAACTTAATATTAACAGTTGAATTCTGAAGAAATGAAGCTAGCATAGGAGGAAAACATCTTTTATTGGGTACTAGGGCGCATCTCTACAAACTCGTGAAGCTTCAACCAGGTCTCTCAGGAAAATCATCTTCTCTTGGGTAGATACTGTATGAGATTATGCTATCTTCACAAGGCTTCGTCCACCAGTGCCTACGCTTGGGAGAGCTGGAAATCTCCAGAACAGTGgtgagaagaagatgagggtAGAGAAGAAGCTGACGTGTAATAGTGATTGCCGACTCAGTTTATTATCATGACGTGGACAGGGAATAGTTGTCGCTGATGTGGACATAGCTTGGCTGAGTCAGACTTTTCGGCTGCCACGTAGGTTTTTTTTAACCGGAAATCCTTTGGTGATTGACCGGtgaactttttaaaaacttgagtGACTACTTTGATACGTTTTGAAGTTGGATGactgaaatgaaaaaaaggcaAAGTTGGATGACTATTCATAAAATTAACCCTCCAAATATGCTTGCCCTATCTGCTGCAAGTCTGTGTGTGACATGTCAAAGGTCTGGGAGAAGCTGGACATTGTGATAGCAGCTACACCGATGCCCGAGTCATATCATAACTTAATGGTTAGTATCTCCTCTGTGTATTTTatgaaatgaaatcatcatTTGGGTTTTAAACATAGGCAATCAGAAATAGATctatcaaaaattttctttttctctagtTTTACCTCAAAGATTGATCCTAAGGGCCTCAATTTATTCAACAAGTTAGTTCATTAGAAAGGTCATTTCTAATATATGAAGCAATGGCAACTGGCAAGGTTACCTTTCAATTTgattcattttataatttttatagcaATGACTGTTTTACTTTCCATGCCACTTCATTTGATATCTCTTATCTGTTTGTTTTACCATTTCTCGGTCCTTTACCGTTAGTTCTTATCCTCGCATTCATTCGAGTTAAAATTACTAATGCTATCTTCCTGCAGGTCCACATTCTGTGCAATGACTGTGGTGTGAATTCCGACGTCAAATTCCACATAGTTGCTCAGAAATGTCTAAACTGCAAGTCCTATAAGACTCCGCCAGATCGAAAAACCTGCAGGCATTCCTTCCACAACCtctgaataattaatttaatgatttttggaTTTATCAGCCATCCGTCCATAGAAAAGtcatggaaatcaacttcaagCATTTGAAAACTGAACTCTATTTTACTGTTCTGTATGGcttgtacttaaaaatattttgaaatgtaAATTTTCTGCAGAAACACTGAAGTTTTCAGATTTCTTTTTGAACCATCTGATTGATGTTATGATACTGTTTGACAAACATGTCAAGTGAGAAGTGAACAGGTGAACTAAAGATCAAATGTGACGATGAATTCTGCTCCAAAGCCAACCAAAATTGAATCATGTTTGTCATTTAATTTCAAGTCCATtaatatatgtttgatttgcatctaatggaaaattaattatttaatttatgtctTCACTCAGATGTATTTTTCTGCAGTTATTATTATGAGAAGATGGTCGGTCACCAGCTCCTTCATTCTTTGGTTGATAATTTTGTTGGTTTTATTTATCagttctttatttatatttcatagtattattaattaaaaataagaataatatttttatttgagatgCATGTCAATGTCAGGATAGCTACAGACatgattatttttcatgtggACCAAAATGGAATCTAGAATAATGTCAGATGATCTATTGTCTCAATCATATTATTGTGTTTAAATAATTCCATAAGATAACTatgataaaaagattttttttaaaagtttatttgtGACAACACAGAATGAATCATTTTTATTGGGCTTCTGATttaataacaaagaaaacaacattTATTAGGGACACATTTTATACTTAActatttggtaatatttta is a window of Dioscorea cayenensis subsp. rotundata cultivar TDr96_F1 chromosome 5, TDr96_F1_v2_PseudoChromosome.rev07_lg8_w22 25.fasta, whole genome shotgun sequence DNA encoding:
- the LOC120260742 gene encoding probable E3 ubiquitin-protein ligase RZFP34, producing the protein MFAWLDQERMEALVYHSEPLICEEHVKSHGTIEHCIEIKASSSCLQLNLNDPEIDENFNSNKLLERAVMQFGCQHYRRRCRIQAPCCNEVFDCRDCHNEAQNSINVESVHRHNLPRHEVQNVICSLCGTEQMIQQVCIHCGVSMGRYFCETCKLFDDDTAKKLNNTTAMAVESAGCCYSNILKTSHPCIEWALLHDCPYLFESTNDVSVLPCGHTIHVNCFEGNATTLTVWEKLDIVIAATPMPESYHNLMVHILCNDCGVNSDVKFHIVAQKCLNCKSYKTPPDRKTCRHSFHNL